Proteins found in one Haemorhous mexicanus isolate bHaeMex1 chromosome 23, bHaeMex1.pri, whole genome shotgun sequence genomic segment:
- the PER3 gene encoding period circadian protein homolog 3 isoform X2 codes for MDATERRGGSAEHGAARAWAGAGREAAAPRGAADARCAACAGSGPGGTELHSPESGGKKANSEQLNWSQSHRDMMMMIQEMKRCLPEEKRSSNKPSTISALNYALQCVQQVQANNDFFQALNDRRVFQADVVTYSIEELVAVASEHTPKNTDTFVAVFSLLSGRIVHISEQAASILNCKKKVLDSSRFVELLVPQDVSVFYTHTDQSHLPLWNMESQTASPYEYAQVKSFFCRIRGGKDQEQEARCYPFRITPYLVHVCTSVHVDAESCCLALAEKIHSGYEAPRIPMDKRIFTTTHTPGCVFLDIDDRAVPLLGYLPQDLIGTSILMYLHPEDRPLMITIHRKILKFAGQPPFEHLPIRFCTQNGDYVILDTSWSSFVNPWSRKVVFIIGRHKVRTSPLNEDVFAPRSKETSSVEKEIRELQGQIYKLLLQPVHSNVSSGYGSLGSSGSYEHYISIASSSDSNGNCAEETQEPMTLQQVCADVNRIKNLGQQLYIASRSKPQNANEQAVSSEVLGGKRHPASCFLQTLRGDSTEPGNTFYDDPKKTPHVPSYQQINCVDSIIRYLESCSIPALKRKCKSSANTSSSSSEDDKQVQQSQQQVRALEDTAMLSAVESHTPISAGLEETLKDQTTAGMVGAPLADLTLSNKAPSVISVTSQCSYSSTIVHVPHPESVTTMEDAAVGSEQIELPPVNAQSLTVLPEDFRPVGLTKETLSAHTQKEEQNYVDKFRQRVLLSPFRTYLQQGSGSNNRHSCGQGDSPSKQMSPANCKKGKHGKFKRQKPQRQCSDSHSTSKNRNSLPCEKRTSQKQLFSPSEVSYLSSSNLNVHPPVGFPAYLNPVSTFPASSGGEQLALRSSQPQSMSSSQLCCGPQSYPVFYPPNIGTFMAVFFQGFPMYAQMPQHVFLPSPQCVYPPSSYPCTMLPPAPPPCAPSPVAPCSVDQPFPASPHSSVEDQQEGQCHQALLLSSSRSSSPLQLNLLQEELPKPMELSISADVKPHAEDKHDNDPEDNGKTAALEFPDRSLFEDSQLGSGSAASGSGSALSGSLGSSFNETSGHGTAGSGKSSKYFASNYSSEASKEEENQEAEEKGTAYKSKHESAWVMMDHTPERFLMNYQMPNRIKEEVLKQDLEKLAVMQKQQPWFTDGQKKELAEVHSWIRTQTVPLQISTQGCVTCDSREGSCEAAVADDSMENKGEPPPALPR; via the exons ATGGACGCGACCGAGCGCCGAGGCGGCAGCGCGGAGCACGGCGCGGCCCGGGCCTGGGCTGGGGccgggcgggaggcggcggcgcccAGGGGGGCTGCGGACGCTCGGTGCGCGGCGTGCGCGGGAAGCGGCCCCGGCGGGACCGAGCTGCACAGCCCCGAGTCCGGCGGCAAAAAAGCCAACAG TGAGCAGCTGAATTGGAGCCAGTCACACAGAGatatgatgatgatgatccAAGAAATGAAAAGGTGTTTGCCTGAGGAGAAAAGGAGTTCTAACAAGCCCAGCACCATCAGTGCTCTCAACTATGCCTTGCAGTGTGTCCAGCAGGTCCAAG cAAACAATGACTTTTTCCAGGCTCTGAATGACCGAAGAGTGTTTCAGGCAGATGTGGTGACTTACAGCATAGAAGAGTTGGTGGCAGTTGCATCTGAACACACTCCAAAAAACACT gacaCATTTGTGgctgtgttttctttgctgtctggaCGCATAGTGCATATTTCTGAGCAGGCAGCTTCTATTCTGAACTGTAAGAAGAAAGTGTTGGACTCCTCCCGCTTTGTGGAGCTGCTTGTCCCTCAGGATGTGAGTGTGTTCTACACACACACTGATCAGTCTCACCTGCCCCTTTGGAACATGGAAAGTCAAACAG CCTCTCCATATGAATATGCCCAGGTGAAATCCTTTTTCTGCAGGATCAG gGGTGGGAAAGATCAAGAACAAGAAGCACGTTGTTACCCCTTCCGAATCACCCCGTACTTGGTCCACGTGTGCACTTCTGTCCATGTGGATGCAGAGTCCTGCTGCTTAGCTTTGGCTGAGAAAATCCACTCTGGATATGAAG CTCCTCGAATTCCTATGGATAAAAGAATATTCACCACCACACACACCCCTGGATGTGTTTTTCTGGACATAGATGACAG AGCAGTGCCTTTGTTGGGTTACTTACCTCAGGATTTAATTGGAACATCCATACTGATGTATTTGCACCCAGAAGATCGTCCTTTGATGATCACTATTCACCGGAAAA TACTGAAATTTGCTGGCCAACCCCCTTTTGAACATTTACCTATTAGATTTTGTACTCAAAATGGGGATTATGTCATACTGGACACCAGCTGGTCCAGTTTTGTGAATCCTTGGAGCAGGAAAGTTGTGTTCATCATTGGCCGACACAAAGTCCGGAC AAGCCCTCTGAATGAAGATGTCTTTGCCCCAAGAAGTAAAGAAACGAGCAGCGTGGAGAAAGAGATAAGAGAATTACAAGGACAAATTTACAAACTGCTTCTGCAG CCAGTTCACAGCAATGTTTCCAGTGGTTATGGAAGCCTTGGAAGCAGTGGCTCTTATGAGCACTACATCAGCATAGCATCTTCAAGTGACTCCAATGGGAACTGTGCAGAGGAAACACAGGAACCA ATGACATTGCAACAAGTTTGTGCAGATGTCAACAGAATAAAGaacctggggcagcagctgtaCATTGCATCGAGGAGCAAGCCACAGAATGCAAATGAACAGGCTGTGAGCTCCGAAGTTTTGGGAG GGAAGAGGCATCCTGCTTCCTGTTTTCTTCAGACACTGAGAGGGGATAGCACAGAACCAGGAAACACATTTTATGATGATCCAAAGAAGACTCCTCATGTTCCTTCCTATCAGCAGATCAATTGTGTTGATAGTATCATCAG ATATCTAGAGAGCTGCAGTATTCCAGCattgaaaaggaaatgtaaatcTTCTGCAAACACATCATCGTCATCTTCAGAAGATGACAAACAAGTCCAGCAAAGTCAGCAGCAAGTCAGGGCATTGGAAG ATACTGCTATGCTGTCAGCAGTTGAGTCCCACACGCCAATATCTGCTGGTCTGGAAGAGACGCTGAAAGACCAGACAACTGCAGGCATGGTGGGAGCTCCTCTGGCAGACCTGACCCTGTCCAACAAGGCTCCAAGTGTCATATCTGTCACCAGCCAGTGCAGCTACAGCAGCACTATAGTGCATGTCCCACACCCTGAATCAG TGACTACGATGGAGGATGCTGCTGTTGGAAGTGAACAAATTGAGCTGCCTCCTGTGAATGCTCAGAGTCTCACAGTGCTGCCTGAAGACTTTAGGCCGGTTGGGCTGACAAAAGAGACGTTGTCAGCCCACACTCAAAAGGAGGAGCAGAACTATGTTGACAAGTTCAGACAGAGGGTCTTGCTCTCTCCGTTTAGGACCTACCTTCAACAAGGAAGTGGAAGTAACAACAGACATTCCTGTGGCCAAG gtGATTCCCCTTCAAAGCAGATGAGCCCAGCTAActgtaaaaaaggaaaacatggaaaattcaAGCGCCAGAAACCTCAGAGACAGTGCTCAGATAGCCACTCTACTagtaaaaatagaaatagtCTTCCATGTGAGAAGAGAACAAGTCAGAAACAGTTGTTCTCTCCCTCAGAAGTGTCCTATCTGAGCTCCTCCAATCTGAATGTCCATCCTCCTGTGGGATTTCCTGCCTATTTGAACCCAGTGTCTACTTTTCCAGCCTCttctggaggagagcagcttGCCCTTCGCTCATCACAACCCCAGTCCATGTCTTCATCACAGCTATGCTGTGGACCACAGTCATACCCAGTCTTTTATCCCCCAAACATAGGCACATTTATGGCTGTATTTTTTCAGGGTTTCCCCATGTATGCTCAGATGCCTCAACATGTCTTTCTCCCTAGCCCTCAGTGTGTTTATCCCCCTTCTTCATATCCATGCACCATGTTACCTCCAGCACCCCCTCCTTGTGCTCCATCACCTGTAGCACCATGCTCTGTGGATCAGCcctttccagcctctcctcactCATCTGTGGAGGACCAGCAAGAGGGCCAGTGTcaccaggccctgctgctgagcagctcaaGGAGCAGCTCCCCACTTCAGCTGAATTTGCTTCAAGAAGAGCTGCCAAAACCTATGGAACTTTCCATTAGTGCTGATGTTAAGCCACATGCAGAAGATAAACAC GATAATGATCCAGAAGATAATGGTAAAACTGCTGCTCTTGAATTTCCTGACCGCTCCTTGTTTGAGGACTCACAGTTGGGTTCAGGCTCAGCAGCATCAGGGAGTGGATCAGCTTTATCTGGTTCTTTAGGCTCTAGCTTCAACGAGACTTCTGGTCATGGCACAG CAGGTagtgggaaaagcagcaagTATTTTGCCAGTAATTATTCTTCTGAAGCTTCCAAAGAAGAGGAGAATcaggaagcagaagaaaaagggaCAGCTTATAAATCGAAGCATGAGTCAGCCTGGGTGATGATGGATCACACACCTGAGAGATTTCTAATGAATTACCAAATGCCAAACAG aaTCAAAGAGGAAGTTCTAAAGCAGGATCTGGAGAAGCTGGCAGtcatgcagaagcagcagccttGGTTCACAGATGGGCAGAAGAAGGAGCTTGCAGAGGTGCACTCGTGGATCAGGACCCAGACTGTGCCCCTGCAAATCAGCACCCAG GGCTGTGTTACGTGTGACAGCAGGGAAGGAAGTTGTGAGGCTGCAGTGGCTGATGACAGCATGGAAAACAAGGGagagccacctccagccctgccacgcTGA
- the PER3 gene encoding period circadian protein homolog 3 isoform X4 — protein sequence MDATERRGGSAEHGAARAWAGAGREAAAPRGAADARCAACAGSGPGGTELHSPESGGKKANSEQLNWSQSHRDMMMMIQEMKRCLPEEKRSSNKPSTISALNYALQCVQQVQANNDFFQALNDRRVFQADVVTYSIEELVAVASEHTPKNTDTFVAVFSLLSGRIVHISEQAASILNCKKKVLDSSRFVELLVPQDVSVFYTHTDQSHLPLWNMESQTASPYEYAQVKSFFCRIRGGKDQEQEARCYPFRITPYLVHVCTSVHVDAESCCLALAEKIHSGYEAPRIPMDKRIFTTTHTPGCVFLDIDDRAVPLLGYLPQDLIGTSILMYLHPEDRPLMITIHRKILKFAGQPPFEHLPIRFCTQNGDYVILDTSWSSFVNPWSRKVVFIIGRHKVRTPLNEDVFAPRSKETSSVEKEIRELQGQIYKLLLQPVHSNVSSGYGSLGSSGSYEHYISIASSSDSNGNCAEETQEPMTLQQVCADVNRIKNLGQQLYIASRSKPQNANEQAVSSEVLGGKRHPASCFLQTLRGDSTEPGNTFYDDPKKTPHVPSYQQINCVDSIIRYLESCSIPALKRKCKSSANTSSSSSEDDKQVQQSQQQVRALEDTAMLSAVESHTPISAGLEETLKDQTTAGMVGAPLADLTLSNKAPSVISVTSQCSYSSTIVHVPHPESEVTTMEDAAVGSEQIELPPVNAQSLTVLPEDFRPVGLTKETLSAHTQKEEQNYVDKFRQRVLLSPFRTYLQQGSGSNNRHSCGQGDSPSKQMSPANCKKGKHGKFKRQKPQRQCSDSHSTSKNRNSLPCEKRTSQKQLFSPSEVSYLSSSNLNVHPPVGFPAYLNPVSTFPASSGGEQLALRSSQPQSMSSSQLCCGPQSYPVFYPPNIGTFMAVFFQGFPMYAQMPQHVFLPSPQCVYPPSSYPCTMLPPAPPPCAPSPVAPCSVDQPFPASPHSSVEDQQEGQCHQALLLSSSRSSSPLQLNLLQEELPKPMELSISADVKPHAEDKHDNDPEDNGKTAALEFPDRSLFEDSQLGSGSAASGSGSALSGSLGSSFNETSGHGTAGSGKSSKYFASNYSSEASKEEENQEAEEKGTAYKSKHESAWVMMDHTPERFLMNYQMPNRIKEEVLKQDLEKLAVMQKQQPWFTDGQKKELAEVHSWIRTQTVPLQISTQGCVTCDSREGSCEAAVADDSMENKGEPPPALPR from the exons ATGGACGCGACCGAGCGCCGAGGCGGCAGCGCGGAGCACGGCGCGGCCCGGGCCTGGGCTGGGGccgggcgggaggcggcggcgcccAGGGGGGCTGCGGACGCTCGGTGCGCGGCGTGCGCGGGAAGCGGCCCCGGCGGGACCGAGCTGCACAGCCCCGAGTCCGGCGGCAAAAAAGCCAACAG TGAGCAGCTGAATTGGAGCCAGTCACACAGAGatatgatgatgatgatccAAGAAATGAAAAGGTGTTTGCCTGAGGAGAAAAGGAGTTCTAACAAGCCCAGCACCATCAGTGCTCTCAACTATGCCTTGCAGTGTGTCCAGCAGGTCCAAG cAAACAATGACTTTTTCCAGGCTCTGAATGACCGAAGAGTGTTTCAGGCAGATGTGGTGACTTACAGCATAGAAGAGTTGGTGGCAGTTGCATCTGAACACACTCCAAAAAACACT gacaCATTTGTGgctgtgttttctttgctgtctggaCGCATAGTGCATATTTCTGAGCAGGCAGCTTCTATTCTGAACTGTAAGAAGAAAGTGTTGGACTCCTCCCGCTTTGTGGAGCTGCTTGTCCCTCAGGATGTGAGTGTGTTCTACACACACACTGATCAGTCTCACCTGCCCCTTTGGAACATGGAAAGTCAAACAG CCTCTCCATATGAATATGCCCAGGTGAAATCCTTTTTCTGCAGGATCAG gGGTGGGAAAGATCAAGAACAAGAAGCACGTTGTTACCCCTTCCGAATCACCCCGTACTTGGTCCACGTGTGCACTTCTGTCCATGTGGATGCAGAGTCCTGCTGCTTAGCTTTGGCTGAGAAAATCCACTCTGGATATGAAG CTCCTCGAATTCCTATGGATAAAAGAATATTCACCACCACACACACCCCTGGATGTGTTTTTCTGGACATAGATGACAG AGCAGTGCCTTTGTTGGGTTACTTACCTCAGGATTTAATTGGAACATCCATACTGATGTATTTGCACCCAGAAGATCGTCCTTTGATGATCACTATTCACCGGAAAA TACTGAAATTTGCTGGCCAACCCCCTTTTGAACATTTACCTATTAGATTTTGTACTCAAAATGGGGATTATGTCATACTGGACACCAGCTGGTCCAGTTTTGTGAATCCTTGGAGCAGGAAAGTTGTGTTCATCATTGGCCGACACAAAGTCCGGAC CCCTCTGAATGAAGATGTCTTTGCCCCAAGAAGTAAAGAAACGAGCAGCGTGGAGAAAGAGATAAGAGAATTACAAGGACAAATTTACAAACTGCTTCTGCAG CCAGTTCACAGCAATGTTTCCAGTGGTTATGGAAGCCTTGGAAGCAGTGGCTCTTATGAGCACTACATCAGCATAGCATCTTCAAGTGACTCCAATGGGAACTGTGCAGAGGAAACACAGGAACCA ATGACATTGCAACAAGTTTGTGCAGATGTCAACAGAATAAAGaacctggggcagcagctgtaCATTGCATCGAGGAGCAAGCCACAGAATGCAAATGAACAGGCTGTGAGCTCCGAAGTTTTGGGAG GGAAGAGGCATCCTGCTTCCTGTTTTCTTCAGACACTGAGAGGGGATAGCACAGAACCAGGAAACACATTTTATGATGATCCAAAGAAGACTCCTCATGTTCCTTCCTATCAGCAGATCAATTGTGTTGATAGTATCATCAG ATATCTAGAGAGCTGCAGTATTCCAGCattgaaaaggaaatgtaaatcTTCTGCAAACACATCATCGTCATCTTCAGAAGATGACAAACAAGTCCAGCAAAGTCAGCAGCAAGTCAGGGCATTGGAAG ATACTGCTATGCTGTCAGCAGTTGAGTCCCACACGCCAATATCTGCTGGTCTGGAAGAGACGCTGAAAGACCAGACAACTGCAGGCATGGTGGGAGCTCCTCTGGCAGACCTGACCCTGTCCAACAAGGCTCCAAGTGTCATATCTGTCACCAGCCAGTGCAGCTACAGCAGCACTATAGTGCATGTCCCACACCCTGAATCAG AAGTGACTACGATGGAGGATGCTGCTGTTGGAAGTGAACAAATTGAGCTGCCTCCTGTGAATGCTCAGAGTCTCACAGTGCTGCCTGAAGACTTTAGGCCGGTTGGGCTGACAAAAGAGACGTTGTCAGCCCACACTCAAAAGGAGGAGCAGAACTATGTTGACAAGTTCAGACAGAGGGTCTTGCTCTCTCCGTTTAGGACCTACCTTCAACAAGGAAGTGGAAGTAACAACAGACATTCCTGTGGCCAAG gtGATTCCCCTTCAAAGCAGATGAGCCCAGCTAActgtaaaaaaggaaaacatggaaaattcaAGCGCCAGAAACCTCAGAGACAGTGCTCAGATAGCCACTCTACTagtaaaaatagaaatagtCTTCCATGTGAGAAGAGAACAAGTCAGAAACAGTTGTTCTCTCCCTCAGAAGTGTCCTATCTGAGCTCCTCCAATCTGAATGTCCATCCTCCTGTGGGATTTCCTGCCTATTTGAACCCAGTGTCTACTTTTCCAGCCTCttctggaggagagcagcttGCCCTTCGCTCATCACAACCCCAGTCCATGTCTTCATCACAGCTATGCTGTGGACCACAGTCATACCCAGTCTTTTATCCCCCAAACATAGGCACATTTATGGCTGTATTTTTTCAGGGTTTCCCCATGTATGCTCAGATGCCTCAACATGTCTTTCTCCCTAGCCCTCAGTGTGTTTATCCCCCTTCTTCATATCCATGCACCATGTTACCTCCAGCACCCCCTCCTTGTGCTCCATCACCTGTAGCACCATGCTCTGTGGATCAGCcctttccagcctctcctcactCATCTGTGGAGGACCAGCAAGAGGGCCAGTGTcaccaggccctgctgctgagcagctcaaGGAGCAGCTCCCCACTTCAGCTGAATTTGCTTCAAGAAGAGCTGCCAAAACCTATGGAACTTTCCATTAGTGCTGATGTTAAGCCACATGCAGAAGATAAACAC GATAATGATCCAGAAGATAATGGTAAAACTGCTGCTCTTGAATTTCCTGACCGCTCCTTGTTTGAGGACTCACAGTTGGGTTCAGGCTCAGCAGCATCAGGGAGTGGATCAGCTTTATCTGGTTCTTTAGGCTCTAGCTTCAACGAGACTTCTGGTCATGGCACAG CAGGTagtgggaaaagcagcaagTATTTTGCCAGTAATTATTCTTCTGAAGCTTCCAAAGAAGAGGAGAATcaggaagcagaagaaaaagggaCAGCTTATAAATCGAAGCATGAGTCAGCCTGGGTGATGATGGATCACACACCTGAGAGATTTCTAATGAATTACCAAATGCCAAACAG aaTCAAAGAGGAAGTTCTAAAGCAGGATCTGGAGAAGCTGGCAGtcatgcagaagcagcagccttGGTTCACAGATGGGCAGAAGAAGGAGCTTGCAGAGGTGCACTCGTGGATCAGGACCCAGACTGTGCCCCTGCAAATCAGCACCCAG GGCTGTGTTACGTGTGACAGCAGGGAAGGAAGTTGTGAGGCTGCAGTGGCTGATGACAGCATGGAAAACAAGGGagagccacctccagccctgccacgcTGA
- the PER3 gene encoding period circadian protein homolog 3 isoform X3 codes for MDATERRGGSAEHGAARAWAGAGREAAAPRGAADARCAACAGSGPGGTELHSPESGGKKANSEQLNWSQSHRDMMMMIQEMKRCLPEEKRSSNKPSTISALNYALQCVQQVQANNDFFQALNDRRVFQADVVTYSIEELVAVASEHTPKNTDTFVAVFSLLSGRIVHISEQAASILNCKKKVLDSSRFVELLVPQDVSVFYTHTDQSHLPLWNMESQTASPYEYAQVKSFFCRIRGGKDQEQEARCYPFRITPYLVHVCTSVHVDAESCCLALAEKIHSGYEAPRIPMDKRIFTTTHTPGCVFLDIDDRAVPLLGYLPQDLIGTSILMYLHPEDRPLMITIHRKILKFAGQPPFEHLPIRFCTQNGDYVILDTSWSSFVNPWSRKVVFIIGRHKVRTSPLNEDVFAPRSKETSSVEKEIRELQGQIYKLLLQPVHSNVSSGYGSLGSSGSYEHYISIASSSDSNGNCAEETQEPMTLQQVCADVNRIKNLGQQLYIASRSKPQNANEQAVSSEVLGGKRHPASCFLQTLRGDSTEPGNTFYDDPKKTPHVPSYQQINCVDSIIRYLESCSIPALKRKCKSSANTSSSSSEDDKQVQQSQQQVRALEDTAMLSAVESHTPISAGLEETLKDQTTAGMVGAPLADLTLSNKAPSVISVTSQCSYSSTIVHVPHPESEVTTMEDAAVGSEQIELPPVNAQSLTVLPEDFRPVGLTKETLSAHTQKEEQNYVDKFRQRVLLSPFRTYLQQGSGSNNRHSCGQGDSPSKQMSPANCKKGKHGKFKRQKPQRQCSDSHSTSKNRNSLPCEKRTSQKQLFSPSEVSYLSSSNLNVHPPVGFPAYLNPVSTFPASSGGEQLALRSSQPQSMSSSQLCCGPQSYPVFYPPNIGTFMAVFFQGFPMYAQMPQHVFLPSPQCVYPPSSYPCTMLPPAPPPCAPSPVAPCSVDQPFPASPHSSVEDQQEGQCHQALLLSSSRSSSPLQLNLLQEELPKPMELSISADVKPHAEDKHDNDPEDNGKTAALEFPDRSLFEDSQLGSGSAASGSGSALSGSLGSSFNETSGHGTGSGKSSKYFASNYSSEASKEEENQEAEEKGTAYKSKHESAWVMMDHTPERFLMNYQMPNRIKEEVLKQDLEKLAVMQKQQPWFTDGQKKELAEVHSWIRTQTVPLQISTQGCVTCDSREGSCEAAVADDSMENKGEPPPALPR; via the exons ATGGACGCGACCGAGCGCCGAGGCGGCAGCGCGGAGCACGGCGCGGCCCGGGCCTGGGCTGGGGccgggcgggaggcggcggcgcccAGGGGGGCTGCGGACGCTCGGTGCGCGGCGTGCGCGGGAAGCGGCCCCGGCGGGACCGAGCTGCACAGCCCCGAGTCCGGCGGCAAAAAAGCCAACAG TGAGCAGCTGAATTGGAGCCAGTCACACAGAGatatgatgatgatgatccAAGAAATGAAAAGGTGTTTGCCTGAGGAGAAAAGGAGTTCTAACAAGCCCAGCACCATCAGTGCTCTCAACTATGCCTTGCAGTGTGTCCAGCAGGTCCAAG cAAACAATGACTTTTTCCAGGCTCTGAATGACCGAAGAGTGTTTCAGGCAGATGTGGTGACTTACAGCATAGAAGAGTTGGTGGCAGTTGCATCTGAACACACTCCAAAAAACACT gacaCATTTGTGgctgtgttttctttgctgtctggaCGCATAGTGCATATTTCTGAGCAGGCAGCTTCTATTCTGAACTGTAAGAAGAAAGTGTTGGACTCCTCCCGCTTTGTGGAGCTGCTTGTCCCTCAGGATGTGAGTGTGTTCTACACACACACTGATCAGTCTCACCTGCCCCTTTGGAACATGGAAAGTCAAACAG CCTCTCCATATGAATATGCCCAGGTGAAATCCTTTTTCTGCAGGATCAG gGGTGGGAAAGATCAAGAACAAGAAGCACGTTGTTACCCCTTCCGAATCACCCCGTACTTGGTCCACGTGTGCACTTCTGTCCATGTGGATGCAGAGTCCTGCTGCTTAGCTTTGGCTGAGAAAATCCACTCTGGATATGAAG CTCCTCGAATTCCTATGGATAAAAGAATATTCACCACCACACACACCCCTGGATGTGTTTTTCTGGACATAGATGACAG AGCAGTGCCTTTGTTGGGTTACTTACCTCAGGATTTAATTGGAACATCCATACTGATGTATTTGCACCCAGAAGATCGTCCTTTGATGATCACTATTCACCGGAAAA TACTGAAATTTGCTGGCCAACCCCCTTTTGAACATTTACCTATTAGATTTTGTACTCAAAATGGGGATTATGTCATACTGGACACCAGCTGGTCCAGTTTTGTGAATCCTTGGAGCAGGAAAGTTGTGTTCATCATTGGCCGACACAAAGTCCGGAC AAGCCCTCTGAATGAAGATGTCTTTGCCCCAAGAAGTAAAGAAACGAGCAGCGTGGAGAAAGAGATAAGAGAATTACAAGGACAAATTTACAAACTGCTTCTGCAG CCAGTTCACAGCAATGTTTCCAGTGGTTATGGAAGCCTTGGAAGCAGTGGCTCTTATGAGCACTACATCAGCATAGCATCTTCAAGTGACTCCAATGGGAACTGTGCAGAGGAAACACAGGAACCA ATGACATTGCAACAAGTTTGTGCAGATGTCAACAGAATAAAGaacctggggcagcagctgtaCATTGCATCGAGGAGCAAGCCACAGAATGCAAATGAACAGGCTGTGAGCTCCGAAGTTTTGGGAG GGAAGAGGCATCCTGCTTCCTGTTTTCTTCAGACACTGAGAGGGGATAGCACAGAACCAGGAAACACATTTTATGATGATCCAAAGAAGACTCCTCATGTTCCTTCCTATCAGCAGATCAATTGTGTTGATAGTATCATCAG ATATCTAGAGAGCTGCAGTATTCCAGCattgaaaaggaaatgtaaatcTTCTGCAAACACATCATCGTCATCTTCAGAAGATGACAAACAAGTCCAGCAAAGTCAGCAGCAAGTCAGGGCATTGGAAG ATACTGCTATGCTGTCAGCAGTTGAGTCCCACACGCCAATATCTGCTGGTCTGGAAGAGACGCTGAAAGACCAGACAACTGCAGGCATGGTGGGAGCTCCTCTGGCAGACCTGACCCTGTCCAACAAGGCTCCAAGTGTCATATCTGTCACCAGCCAGTGCAGCTACAGCAGCACTATAGTGCATGTCCCACACCCTGAATCAG AAGTGACTACGATGGAGGATGCTGCTGTTGGAAGTGAACAAATTGAGCTGCCTCCTGTGAATGCTCAGAGTCTCACAGTGCTGCCTGAAGACTTTAGGCCGGTTGGGCTGACAAAAGAGACGTTGTCAGCCCACACTCAAAAGGAGGAGCAGAACTATGTTGACAAGTTCAGACAGAGGGTCTTGCTCTCTCCGTTTAGGACCTACCTTCAACAAGGAAGTGGAAGTAACAACAGACATTCCTGTGGCCAAG gtGATTCCCCTTCAAAGCAGATGAGCCCAGCTAActgtaaaaaaggaaaacatggaaaattcaAGCGCCAGAAACCTCAGAGACAGTGCTCAGATAGCCACTCTACTagtaaaaatagaaatagtCTTCCATGTGAGAAGAGAACAAGTCAGAAACAGTTGTTCTCTCCCTCAGAAGTGTCCTATCTGAGCTCCTCCAATCTGAATGTCCATCCTCCTGTGGGATTTCCTGCCTATTTGAACCCAGTGTCTACTTTTCCAGCCTCttctggaggagagcagcttGCCCTTCGCTCATCACAACCCCAGTCCATGTCTTCATCACAGCTATGCTGTGGACCACAGTCATACCCAGTCTTTTATCCCCCAAACATAGGCACATTTATGGCTGTATTTTTTCAGGGTTTCCCCATGTATGCTCAGATGCCTCAACATGTCTTTCTCCCTAGCCCTCAGTGTGTTTATCCCCCTTCTTCATATCCATGCACCATGTTACCTCCAGCACCCCCTCCTTGTGCTCCATCACCTGTAGCACCATGCTCTGTGGATCAGCcctttccagcctctcctcactCATCTGTGGAGGACCAGCAAGAGGGCCAGTGTcaccaggccctgctgctgagcagctcaaGGAGCAGCTCCCCACTTCAGCTGAATTTGCTTCAAGAAGAGCTGCCAAAACCTATGGAACTTTCCATTAGTGCTGATGTTAAGCCACATGCAGAAGATAAACAC GATAATGATCCAGAAGATAATGGTAAAACTGCTGCTCTTGAATTTCCTGACCGCTCCTTGTTTGAGGACTCACAGTTGGGTTCAGGCTCAGCAGCATCAGGGAGTGGATCAGCTTTATCTGGTTCTTTAGGCTCTAGCTTCAACGAGACTTCTGGTCATGGCACAG GTagtgggaaaagcagcaagTATTTTGCCAGTAATTATTCTTCTGAAGCTTCCAAAGAAGAGGAGAATcaggaagcagaagaaaaagggaCAGCTTATAAATCGAAGCATGAGTCAGCCTGGGTGATGATGGATCACACACCTGAGAGATTTCTAATGAATTACCAAATGCCAAACAG aaTCAAAGAGGAAGTTCTAAAGCAGGATCTGGAGAAGCTGGCAGtcatgcagaagcagcagccttGGTTCACAGATGGGCAGAAGAAGGAGCTTGCAGAGGTGCACTCGTGGATCAGGACCCAGACTGTGCCCCTGCAAATCAGCACCCAG GGCTGTGTTACGTGTGACAGCAGGGAAGGAAGTTGTGAGGCTGCAGTGGCTGATGACAGCATGGAAAACAAGGGagagccacctccagccctgccacgcTGA